The Myxococcales bacterium genome has a segment encoding these proteins:
- a CDS encoding transketolase produces MPHSSTVESQPKALALHADWLGLATPLDARSKELRETVLEILATSRRGHLGSTFSLIEIIRVLYDDILRFDSKRPDWPGRDRFILSKGHGCLALYVLLADKGFFPRERLMEFCADGGMLGGHPDHLKVPGVEASTGSLGHGASIGVGMALHARRVGSKHRVLVALGDGECNEGSVWEAAMCAGKHKLSNLTFIVDYNKCQSYGATHEVQDLEPFAEKWESFGCAVREVDGHDVIDLRSVFKSLPFESGKPNAIICHTVKGKGIPVAEFNSAYHHKSQISDDDLSAYRRALGDYP; encoded by the coding sequence ATGCCGCATAGTTCAACCGTAGAGAGCCAACCCAAGGCCCTTGCTCTCCACGCGGATTGGCTGGGACTCGCAACGCCCCTCGACGCACGCAGCAAGGAATTGCGCGAGACGGTCCTCGAAATTCTTGCCACAAGCCGGCGTGGACATCTCGGTTCCACCTTTTCGTTGATCGAAATCATTCGAGTCCTGTATGACGATATTCTCCGCTTTGATTCGAAGCGTCCCGACTGGCCGGGTCGCGATCGCTTCATCTTGAGCAAAGGCCACGGTTGTCTCGCTCTTTACGTTCTTCTGGCCGACAAGGGATTCTTTCCCCGCGAACGGCTCATGGAGTTCTGTGCCGACGGTGGAATGCTGGGCGGCCATCCCGACCACCTGAAGGTTCCGGGGGTCGAAGCGTCGACGGGAAGCCTGGGCCACGGCGCATCGATCGGCGTCGGCATGGCGCTGCATGCCCGGCGGGTCGGATCGAAGCATCGCGTCCTGGTCGCGCTGGGCGATGGCGAGTGCAATGAAGGCTCAGTCTGGGAAGCCGCGATGTGTGCGGGCAAACACAAACTCAGCAACCTCACCTTCATCGTGGACTACAACAAATGCCAGTCCTATGGCGCTACGCATGAGGTGCAGGACCTCGAACCCTTCGCCGAGAAATGGGAAAGCTTCGGCTGCGCTGTGCGAGAAGTAGACGGTCACGACGTGATAGATCTGCGTTCGGTGTTCAAGAGCCTGCCCTTCGAAAGCGGTAAGCCCAACGCGATCATTTGCCACACGGTCAAGGGGAAGGGAATCCCGGTTGCCGAGTTCAACTCTGCCTACCACCACAAGAGTCAGATTTCGGACGACGATCTCTCAGCCTATCGCCGTGCACTCGGAGACTATCCATGA
- a CDS encoding transketolase, protein MRKACLDMVFELAKRDERVLFVGSDLGHGTLDEFRQTLPDRFLMEGISEMNVVGLAAGFAMEGSVPYVNTIATFLTRRCYEQVAMDVCHANLPVRLIGNGGGLVYAPLGPTHEAIDDIAIMRALPNMTIVAPADADEMRRFMRVSVDHDGPIYIRLAKGYDPIVTDSSNDFEIGAAVSMREGTDALLVTTGIGLRICLEAAEALAARHIDVGVLHLPTIKPLDVDALISRVEGVSVVVSVEEHSIIGGLGSAIAELIAEASFDVPKRFRRIGVPDAYPHQYGSQASQLEHFGITPLGVAETVESLATRRHRPQVHARARNQGGIKWDNSKTSSPPYTRGQPGIV, encoded by the coding sequence ATGAGAAAGGCCTGCCTCGACATGGTCTTCGAGCTCGCAAAGCGGGACGAGCGCGTTCTCTTCGTGGGTTCAGACCTCGGCCACGGAACCCTTGATGAGTTTCGCCAGACGCTTCCCGATCGCTTCCTGATGGAAGGGATCAGCGAGATGAATGTCGTCGGACTTGCGGCGGGTTTCGCGATGGAGGGAAGCGTCCCCTACGTGAATACGATCGCGACCTTCCTGACGAGACGCTGCTACGAACAGGTCGCGATGGACGTGTGCCACGCCAACCTGCCCGTTCGCCTGATCGGAAACGGAGGCGGGCTGGTGTACGCGCCCTTAGGCCCCACCCACGAAGCCATCGACGACATCGCGATCATGCGCGCCTTGCCCAACATGACGATCGTCGCCCCGGCTGATGCCGACGAAATGCGACGCTTCATGCGCGTGAGCGTAGACCACGATGGACCGATCTATATCCGACTGGCGAAGGGCTACGACCCGATCGTCACCGATTCATCGAATGACTTCGAGATTGGCGCGGCCGTATCGATGCGCGAAGGGACCGATGCCCTGTTGGTGACGACTGGCATCGGCTTGAGAATCTGCCTGGAAGCAGCCGAAGCTCTAGCCGCCAGGCATATCGACGTGGGTGTGCTGCATCTTCCGACGATCAAGCCGCTGGACGTCGATGCATTGATCTCGCGTGTCGAGGGTGTGTCGGTGGTGGTGAGTGTCGAAGAGCACTCGATTATCGGCGGGCTCGGAAGCGCCATTGCGGAACTGATCGCTGAGGCGTCCTTCGATGTACCCAAGCGATTCCGGCGAATCGGAGTTCCCGACGCCTACCCGCATCAATACGGATCGCAAGCCAGTCAACTCGAACACTTTGGCATCACTCCACTGGGTGTGGCCGAGACTGTCGAAAGTCTCGCGACCCGCCGTCATCGGCCACAAGTCCACGCGAGAGCGCGAAACCAGGGAGGAATAAAATGGGACAACTCCAAAACATCATCACCCCCCTACACACGAGGACAACCCGGGATTGTCTAG